Part of the Salinimonas lutimaris genome, AAAATCAAGCCTCTGAAATTTCAGAAAAACAGGTAAAAACCAGCTGGTGGAAAACCGATGATGTGTTTTATGAAGCCAAAGGGGCAAGCTGGGCATTGCTGCAGTATTTAAAGGCAGCAGAGATCGAATTTAGGGACGTCCTGGAAGACAAAAACGCGCTGGTCAGTCTGCGCCAGATTATTCGTGAGTTGGAAGCAACACAGCACACGGTATGGAGTCCGATGATTTTAAACGGAGACGGCTTTGGCATGTTAGCCAACCATTCACTGGTTATGGCGAACTACATTTCTCGCGCCAACGCCGCATTGATTGAGCTTTCTGAACTGATGAATCAAGGATAAGTGATGAAAAAAAGCCTTTTAGCACTGAGCGCGGCAGCTACTTTGGTGGCAGGTCCGGCAATGGCTGACACTATTGCCGGTGTGTATGCTGGCGTTCAGGGCTGGCATACCAGCCCGGATGGTGGTTTTGCCAGTAACAATAACACCGCAGACTTTAATCTGGAGTCTGATACGCAAACGGCGGCCTATGTGGCATTCGAGCACCCGCTGCCATTTGTACCTAACCTGAAACTAAATTACACCACGCTGGAAACAGACGGGAACACCGCACTACAGTCAGACCTGACTTTTAATGGCGACCTGTACACGGCAAACAGCAATGTGTACACCAATATCGATATCGACACGACAGATATCATTCTGTACTACGAACTGTTTGATAATGATTTGGTCAGCTTTGATCTGGGGATCAATGCCAAATATATTGACGGTGCACTGGAAGTTAGTGATGTGGCCAGCAATACTCGCGGCTACACCGAATTTTCCGGCATTATTCCTATGGCGTATTCCCGGGTTCAGGTAGGCTTGCCGTTTACGGGGCTGGGCGCTTATGCAGAAGGGAGCTATCTGTCTTTTGATGATCACAAACTCAGTGATTACCAGGTAGCCTTGACCTACTCATTTATCGAAAGTCTGGCGCTGGATATGACGTTGCAGGTAGGTTATCGCAATGTCGATATGGACATCGAAGATCTGGATGATGTGTACGCTGACATGACATTTGACGGTGCATTTGCTGGTCTTGAGGTCCACTTCTAGACGTAAAAGTTAGCTTTTAAGCACTTTCAGTAATAAAAAAGTTAGATTAGTTCTTTTCTCTTCTTAAATAAACTCGTTAGCCTTAGCGCATCACATTGAGGCTAACGAGTTATGTCACAAGATTCGAATCAAAATCAAGCACCCGGTGCGGTGTTAAATGAACAGCAGTGGAACGCCATCACACAGGCGATTTCTGGTCTAAACCGCGATCAGCTTACCTGGGTAAGCGGATACGTAGCCGGCATGGCTGCGGCAGCTGGTGGTAGTGTTGCTCCGGCAGCCCCTGCAGTCGCTGCGCAATCGGCCAGTGCGCCGGTGATGACCGTACTGTACGGCTCGCAAACCGGCAATGCCAAAGGCGCGGCACAAGGATTTCAGGCAAAAGCAGAAGCCGCTGGTTATAACAGCAAGCTCATTAGTATGGCCGACTACAAACCTCGCCAGCTGAAAAATGAAACCCATGTGGTCATTTTTGTCAGTACGCACGGCGAAGGTGATGCCCCCGACGACGCCATTGAACTGCACGAATTCTTAGGCGGTAAAAAAGCGCCTAAACTCAATAGCCTTAAATACGCGGTGCTGGGGCTGGGCGACAGCAGCTATGAATTTTTCTGTCAGACCGGCAAAGACTTTGACGAACGTCTGGCGAAACAGGGCGCATCTGCCATTATTCCGCGTGAAGACTGTGATGTTGATTACGACAGTCAGGTAGAAAGTTTTGCTGAAAAGCTGATTGCCTCACTTAAAGATGAGTTGTCAGCCGTACCGGCCAGCCAGTCGGTGGCAGTACAAACCGGTGCTGCTGTGCAAGGCGCAGAATCTGCCTACACCAAGAAAACGCCGTTTGTTGCCAGCCTGCTGGACGCGCAGAAAATTACCGGCCGTGATTCAGTTAAAGATATTCGTCATATTGAAATCAGCCTGGAAGACTCTGACATTACCTATCAGCCTGGCGACGCGCTGGGTGTATGGTTTAAAAATGCGCCCTCACTGGTCAGCGAATTGCTATCACTGGTTGGTTTGCAAGGTGACGAAAATGTCACGGTGGCCGGCGATGCGATGACCCTGTCCGACGCCCTGACCGATAAGCTGGAACTGACATTAAGTTATCCGAACTTTATTAAAGCTTATCAGACCGCCACAGGATCACAGACTCTGGCAACGTTGATGGAAGACAAAGCACAGCTGCGTACCTACATGGCAGAACGCCAAATTGTGGATATTGTGCGGGATCATCCTGGTTCCCTGTCGGCTCAGGAACTGGCCGATGCCCTGCGTCCGTTAACGCCACGTTTATACTCCATTGCCTCTAGTCAGAGCGAAGTGGAAGATGAAGTGCACCTGACGGTAGCCCATGTTGATTATGATGCCTTTGGCGTACGTCACCAGGGCGGCGCATCAGGCTTCTTGTGCGAGCGTGT contains:
- a CDS encoding TIGR04219 family outer membrane beta-barrel protein; protein product: MKKSLLALSAAATLVAGPAMADTIAGVYAGVQGWHTSPDGGFASNNNTADFNLESDTQTAAYVAFEHPLPFVPNLKLNYTTLETDGNTALQSDLTFNGDLYTANSNVYTNIDIDTTDIILYYELFDNDLVSFDLGINAKYIDGALEVSDVASNTRGYTEFSGIIPMAYSRVQVGLPFTGLGAYAEGSYLSFDDHKLSDYQVALTYSFIESLALDMTLQVGYRNVDMDIEDLDDVYADMTFDGAFAGLEVHF
- a CDS encoding assimilatory sulfite reductase (NADPH) flavoprotein subunit translates to MSQDSNQNQAPGAVLNEQQWNAITQAISGLNRDQLTWVSGYVAGMAAAAGGSVAPAAPAVAAQSASAPVMTVLYGSQTGNAKGAAQGFQAKAEAAGYNSKLISMADYKPRQLKNETHVVIFVSTHGEGDAPDDAIELHEFLGGKKAPKLNSLKYAVLGLGDSSYEFFCQTGKDFDERLAKQGASAIIPREDCDVDYDSQVESFAEKLIASLKDELSAVPASQSVAVQTGAAVQGAESAYTKKTPFVASLLDAQKITGRDSVKDIRHIEISLEDSDITYQPGDALGVWFKNAPSLVSELLSLVGLQGDENVTVAGDAMTLSDALTDKLELTLSYPNFIKAYQTATGSQTLATLMEDKAQLRTYMAERQIVDIVRDHPGSLSAQELADALRPLTPRLYSIASSQSEVEDEVHLTVAHVDYDAFGVRHQGGASGFLCERVEEGGEVAVFVEKNDNFRLPDNPDTPVIMVGPGTGIAPFRAFMQERDAQGAEGKNWLFFGNPHFTQDFLYQVEWQGYVKSGLVDNITLAFSRDQKEKVYVQHRLLEHGKAVFEWLEQGAHFYVCGDAMHMAKDVEAALLSIIQEHGGKSEEDAKAYLVALRKAKRYQKDVY